One segment of Brassica napus cultivar Da-Ae chromosome C3, Da-Ae, whole genome shotgun sequence DNA contains the following:
- the LOC106416142 gene encoding transcription factor FAMA: MDKDYSAPNFLGESSGGNDDNNSGMIDYMFNRNLQQQKQSMPQQHQLSPSGFGATTPTFDKMSFAEVMQFADFGPKLALNQTRNQDDQETGMDPVYFLKFPVLNDKIKDHNHNQTHNLMSQEGGDCEENIGNVFLEEKGNQDEENDNNSVQLRFIGGEEEGDRENKNDTTKEVKSKKKRARTSKTSEEVESQRMTHIAVERNRRKQMNEHLRVLRSLMPGSYVQRGDQASIIGGAIEFVRELEQLLQCLESQKRRRILGETGNRQIGDMTTTMTSSSPITSVANPLISTGNVTELEGGGGGIREETAENKSCLADVEVKLLGFDAMIKILSRRRPGQLIKTIAALEDLHLSILHTNITTMEQTVLYSFNVKITSETRFTAEDIASSIQEIFSFIHANTTM; encoded by the exons ATGGATAAAGATTACTCG GCACCGAACTTCTTAGGTGAATCCTCAGGCGGTAACGACGATAACAACTCCGGTATGATAGACTATATGTTCAACAGAAACCTTCAACAACAAAAGCAATCGATGCCGCAGCAGCATCAACTGTCTCCTTCAGGCTTTGGCGCAACGACACCTACTTTTGATAAAATGAGCTTCGCAGAAGTGATGCAGTTTGCAGACTTTGGTCCGAAACTGGCGTTAAACCAGACCAGAAACCAAGACGATCAAGAAACCGGGATGGACCCTGTTTATTTCTTGAAGTTTCCAGTCTTGAATGATAAGATAAAGGACCATAACCATAACCAAACCCATAATCTCATGTCTCAAGAAGGAGGTGACTGTGAAGAAAACATAGGCAACGTGTTTCTTGAAGAAAAGGGGAATCAAGACGAGGAAAACGATAACAATTCGGTGCAACTCCGTTTTattggaggagaagaagaaggagatagaGAAAACAAGAATGATACGACAAAGGAGGTgaagagcaagaagaagagagcaagaACAAGCAAGACCAGCGAAGAAGTAGAAAGCCAAAGAATGACTCACATAGCGGTCGAGAGGAACCGTCGGAAGCAAATGAACGAGCATCTTCGTGTCCTTAGGTCTCTTATGCCTGGATCCTACGTTCAAAGG GGAGATCAAGCGTCGATCATAGGTGGAGCAATAGAGTTTGTGAGAGAGCTGGAGCAACTCCTACAATGCCTGGAGTCACAAAAGCGTCGGAGAATCCTCGGAGAAACCGGTAATAGGCAAATTGGGGACATGACCACGACAATGACTTCTTCTTCACCAATAACTTCGGTTGCTAACCCGCTAATTAGTACCGGAAATGTAACTGAACTAGAGGGTGGAGGAGGAGGGATCCGGGAAGAAACAGCGGAGAACAAGTCGTGCTTGGCTGATGTGGAGGTGAAGCTGCTAGGGTTTGACGCTATGATCAAGATACTTTCAAGAAGAAGACCAGGACAACTCATTAAGACTATCGCTGCTTTGGAGGATCTTCATCTCTCTATCCTTCACACTAACATCACTACCATGGAACAAACTGTCCTCTATTCCTTCAATGTCAAG ATTACAAGTGAGACGAGGTTTACTGCAGAAGACATTGCAAGTTCCATCCAAGAGATATTTAGTTTTATTCATGCAAATACTACCatgtaa